The Nomascus leucogenys isolate Asia chromosome 4, Asia_NLE_v1, whole genome shotgun sequence genome includes the window TAAAGTCTTGACAAAACATTCGGAGCATTTCTGGTAGCAAGCTAAGGTCATTTTGTATAAACTCTAAAAAgtcattcattaaaattaaatgtttgccATCACCTCGGAACTTTTTTAAACATCACCGACCCTGCCTCTTCCACGGTTGCTTCAACGACAGGGgttacatttgtaaaatatataaagaaaaatataaggttACTTGGTGACCATATAGTGCACTGTAACAGctgtctgcaaatattttcaccatgATCACCCTTACTAAAAGTAAATCACAGGGTAAAGATAGCTCAAACGTGACAAGGTTCGAATGGGACGCACCAACGCTATCTGCAATCCTTTTTGGCTACATATGGAAAAAAAGCCACTTGGGATGGCAAACTCCTGCACTGGGTCTGAGCTTTCTGTAGGTTTCGCCTGGGGTTTCAGGGCTTGTGAGGTAGATGTTAAATGCACTTAAGCAGGGAATGCATCAGAAAGCAGCAGGCTCCTCCACGCAAACACTGCACCAAGTGTTTTGTACAATTCCAAGGACATTTCACCTAAAAATCATAGCTAGCTCTAGCCCGAAGCTCCCTAAACACAGGGAAGCCcgttttgggggtggggggggggttgatggtttgttttcaaaaacatattcTATCACACCATCAGAAGCATCTGCCATCACAAATTACTTTTCGTCACTAGGGTTTTGTTTGTGATTGCAAATACACTATCTTGTCCATTTCTAGCCTTCCAGTGGGATATTGATTCCTCTCCATGGAATTTATGAAAGAGCTTCGTCTTTTCCCCAATAGTCACAGCGATGGGGGCTGTCGCTGATCCAAAAAAGGCAAACAGGAGTTTATAAAGTTGTCCAAGGGTCTCTCCCATCTGGTAGATCGAGGAAGATTGACTACAGGAAAGTTCAAAGGTCAGTCTTGGCAGATCTAAAAACAGAGTGGCAGCGAGGACTTCAACACCACACTTTCTGTACCCGAAGTAAACCGATATGTCCCGATTAATAGCAACAGGGCACAAAGGGAGCGGGCCTCTGAGGATGCTAGCCCAGAGCCAAGCCTGGGAGCTCCCTGAACTGGCTTCCCAGGCCTCAGGCAGGCCTTTCCAGACAGAGATGCTCCACGCCATACTACAGGGGTTGACATTGGAATCCAATGTCACCTTTTTCTAAAACACAGAATAGCAGCACACTCGTGACAACTTTTGACAAGTTAAAGAAATCCAATGGTAAAATTCTCCAGTGTTGCACCAGAAAAGTCagagttggttttttgttttgtctttttttttccccagaaaattaaaaaacacacccGCAGAACTATAAATAATTTGGTGgcaatatatacacatttaaataattaatttaaatatcttaCACCTACTCTTGCATTAAACTCTTCATCCGAAGAAAGTGCACCAAGGTGGCCCTCGGCACTCCCCTCCCGGGGGCTTcccgaggctgaggcaagggtCCTCTGGAGGGTCACAGCCTGGGGAGGAAGTGGGTGACCTTCATGGTGGGTGACACTCGGTTCCCCTTCTTGGTCTTCCCATTCTTGCTCAGGGCAATGAACATGCCGGGGTACTTGTAGGACTCGTAGGCGTTGTAGTTGTTGGGGAGAAGAATCTCCTTGAACTTGCACTCATGGGTGAAGAAGGGCTGCAGCAAAGCAGGGCAGTGTCAGGGCTGAGGCACCTCTTGGGCAAGGTACCCAGCCTGAAGCCAGGGCTCAGAACCCCCTTCtgtcccaccccccaccctgggCTGAGATGTGTCTCCTGAGCAGTTAAGGTGTCAAGACCCACACAGGGTGAGAAGGGGACACGGCCAGCCCACAACAGCTGGTGCTCTCACCACCTGCCCTGCACCTAGCAGCCAGAGAATTCATTCCCTCCGTGTCCAGCCTCAAGCCCGCAGTTCCAACGCTGAGACCCAACCCTCCGGACTAGAGAAGGGAAGGGCTCAATAGCGCTCTTCCCTCGGGCTGGGAGGGGCCCACTCAGGGATGGCAGGAACCTCATTGTTCCTGCCTTGGGGCTGCTTCCTTTGTCTGGGCAGGCCTGCCGGTCCCGTGACCCGGTGACCCTGCCACCCCTCCAAGACCCAGGCACAGGTGGGGCTGGAGAAGCCACGATCCTGCTAGCCATGTCCGCTCTTCCCAACTAGGTGCCTAGCCAGAGCCCTGCGGTACTCACCGAGCCATAGAGCTTGCCCTTGCTGCTCATGGCCACGAAGAACCGGCTGGCCACGCCGAAGATGCTCACCACGCCCCGCTCCACGGGCGAGAGCTCCAGCAGGCCTGGGGGCGGGGCGCAGGTCATTGCGGGGCAGGTGATCCCTGGCCCACTCCGCCCCTCGGCTTGTTCGCCCCCGGGGACCCTATTTCTGGGGTGGGTTGGGGATAAAGGGCCAGGGTTCCCGGCGCAGCCGCCCCCAAGGGCCTCCGGAGCCCAAGCTGCCCTCTAGGGCCTCCGGAGCCCAAGCTTGCGCTAGCTCAGATTAGCTTGCCTGTGTAGGGGACCCCCGGCGGCCGCACCTAGTCCCGGACCTTCAGACGCGAACCCGACCCCAGCGGTTCACCAGCCTGGCCCAGGCCGGAGCGCGTGTCTCGGGCCCCCTATGGCTGCACCGCGCGCCCTGTGCCCACGGGCGAAGGCGCTGGAATTTGGCGTTGGGAGCCCGAGCTTCTGAAGGCGGGAGGCGGGGCCCGGCCTCAGGGGTTGCGCTGGGCTGCCGGAGTCAAGAGTGTCTGCGTCCCCAGGCCCGCGTCAGAAGGGGACGAGCCCGAGTCCGCCCCGGTTCCCAGGACCTGCGAGCAGGTGCCCGCCGAGGGTCTCAGAGTGTGACTGAGCGGGTTGGCCGGGCGGCCGTTGCACCCCGCCACCGCCCCTTCGCGCCCGGCCGCGCCACTCACTGTCGCGGGTGTCCGCGTGCGTGCCGCCGATGCGGCCGTCGGGGAGCGCCTGGAGGTGGAAGCCGATGCCCACGTTGCAGTAGAGCCGCCGCAGCCGCTTGATGCCCAGCAGGTAGTCGCCGGCGCCGCTCTGGACGGCCGCCTCCTTGGGCTGCGCTGCTACCGGCAGGCGCGCCAACGAGCGCGCCACCAAGCTCTCCCAGCGGCGCTCCAGCTCTGCCTCCAGCGTGCCGTTGGGTGCAGTGGGTGCGGCGGCGCCCCCTCGGCCCGCCCAGGGCGCCAGCAAGGCCAGCAGGACCGCCGGGAGCAGCGCTGCCGCGGCCGTCCCGGGCCCCGACATCCCGGCCCGAGGGCCGTGCCTCCGTCAGGCGGTCAGTGCGCCCGGGAAGCTGGTGGGCAGAGCTGAGCCTGTGGCTGCCCGCGGGAGCGCACGGCCTAGCTCGGGCGGGAGTGCGCAGCCGAAGAGGTGCGGGAGGCGAGCGACGGGGCCCCCGGGCGCCGGGCTCTACCCTGGCTGCATGGAGCGGCGAGCCGGGCGGAAAGCGCGCGGCTGGAGCTGGGACTCTGAGGAGCAGTGCGCGCCTCCCTGCGCGCCAGGCCCGCCCGAGGCCGAGCCGCTATATATATAGCCCAGCGCCCCCTCCTACTCGCCGGCTCCCGCGGGGGGCCGTTCGCGTTCTCCTGGGCGCCCGGGGCGCTGTGGCGTTCGCGGCTGGTCGCAGGCCGCCTGCCAATCAGGGCcggaggaggggaggaggccgGGGACTAGCGCCGCCGAGTGCCACCTGGAGGGACCCCGGCCCCCACCCTTGGCTCCGCCCGGCCCACGGACCTGTTCGTCCCGCCCCTTGGCGGCTCCTACACTTCTGCTTTTCAGCCAGTTTTGCCTCTTGCACTTTGTCCCTGCCTGTCCCGGTCCCCGTCTCCCTCTCTGCTCCGGCCGCCTTGGCGCAGCCCTAACTCGGGCACGCTAAGCTCCTAGTGGGCGCAGAAGCCAGCGGCTGCTGCTTGCCCTTCGCCTTTCGGAGGCTCACGGGAACTTGGTTCCTTTGCTGGGGCCTTGAGGACCGGCCTGGGAAGGAGGGGTGGATAAGAGCAGTAAGCGACACCGGGGCCTGGCTGGGCAAGGGAGGACTCTGGCTACAGGCGGGAGGgaggccacccccaccccctagGTCTTGGCCCCACAGGCTTGGCGCGTTTCTGGGCTGGAGTTCTGAATACATGGTGTAGGTCCACCTGAGCCAAAGGGCAAGGTGGCAGGGATGCACCCGGGAAGGCCTGGTCctgcaccccccccccccccacacacacacccttccatGAAAGGACAGGTGGCAGGGCACAGGGCCAGAGGGGATATTCACCATCCCCTGCTCCTTTGATTCCACAGCAGAAATATCCATGTGCCATAGCCAGAGCCCTCAATCTAGCAGGGACCCAGGCCAGACCTCTGGAAGCCTCCCCTCTCTCACTCATGGTTCTACCTCCCACTGTGCCCATTATGGCCTGATGGGGACCAGCCTATCTAGATGCAGGCCCACCTAGGTGTGAAAACCCCTGTTCTTTGTGGTCCCTGAGGAGCCTACCTGGCCCTTCCTGCAGGCCCGCCTAGCCACAGCTGCAGGGAGCTTGGTGCCTACCCCATCTCTCGTACCACCAGCACCTGTGACCAGAGATGTCCCCAGGCCACcgcaacctcctccacctccaccgcATCCCCACAGGGAGATTCCTGGGACCCCTTCAGAACCCTGCTGGGGCTTATTCGTGCCCCTGGAGGGGACCTGGGAGGCTTGAGGGCTCTTCTCTGAGATGCAGAAAGGGGGGCACCTGGGGGTCATCAAGTGGCTTTGGCAGGACCGGAGCCTCAGCTCTGCACCCTTGAGGGGCTCTTTGTTCCTCCTTGGGCCTGCAGCCTGCTTGGGCAGCGCCACCCAGACCTGGACCTTCCTGGGCTGCAGCTCACAGCTGCAAGATGCAACCCGGCTGCCTCCGGGTTCCGGGGTCCCCCAGGTGAGCCTGCAGATCTGGTGCCAAATAGACATCCTTGGCCAGGGTGCAGGGTGCAGGGGATCTAGAACCCATCCCTCACTTGCTGTGTGGTCTTTCCATCTCTGGGTCCCTGACTCCCCATTTGCAAAATAACATGGGAGGTGGGCTTTCCTCCCTCAGCCCGGGGCCACCCAAACACACCCTCTGGGGAAGTGAGACCCATGCCTGGAGACCCACCTGTGCCAGCTGACCTGAGCAGAGGGACTCTGATGTCTTCCCCAGGCTTTTGATAGGATGAGGCTCCTTTCTTCCCAGGACTCCCACCGCAAGCTCAATTTAGGGCTTCCCAAGGacccctccctgtctctcctATTTGCTGTGAGTTCAGCAAAGGACCCTGCAGGCGGCTGATCTATCTCCCAGAACTGCAGGCCCACACACACAGGATAGGTGCTTTTGGTGACTGGGGACTGACAGCCAGCAGGGCTTTTGGGAGCTGGGAATTCCCAGCAGAACTGATCTGGAATCTGGCTTCCACCTTGCTCTGGGGGTCCCTGAGCACACCCTCAACCTCTGCAGGTCCTGGCCTCAACTGTCCAATGGAGGCAACAAAAGCACAGGTAAGGATGAATTGCGGGTGAAGGATGCATCAGGAAGCATTCACTTATCTGCATCTGACCCCTTTCCATGCCCCTGGCCCTTGACCCGGCTTCCCACCTGCTTCTCTTCTGCTCCTGTGTTCCCGCCATGCTGACCATGTCATCTCTCCCCTTCCCACTGGATGTCCCCCGGCCCCAGATCTTCCTGCCAATGACGTCTCCCATCCAGATTTGCCTGAATGGAGAAGCCACTCCATTGGAGTAGCCACTCGGGGATGCCTTCTGGATCCCCTGCCCGGTCCTTCTGGTTGGAGCTTCTTTGAGCTCTTAAGAGAACCTTCTGCACTTGTTAGCCAACCCTCCACCGCATTTAAATTGTCACCTCCATGGAGCAAGCCCGGATTTGTGTTGTTGCCAGTTGTACTTCCAGTGctgggcacatggtaggtgctcaacaGGTGTTTGTGAGTAAATGGCTGGCTACACTAGGAGCTCCTCCATCAGCAATCCTTGCTGCAAGCTGCCCTGCCCAgtctgccactgtgcctggggcAGACACACAGAGGTACCTGCAAAGGCCTCAGGCCGAGCTGCCCCCGTGGGAAGCTCtgcattggctttttttttctttatgtgaaaGAAATAGTTGGACCAAGGTGACTAAATCTTTTCCAGATCTGGTTACTTCTCAGCAGAGGGACAAGGGGatctatacataattttttttttgagatagtgtcttgctccattgccctggctgaagtgcagtggctctatcatAGTGCTACAGCCTCAAATTTCCAGGCTtcagcaattctccagcctcagtctcccgagtagctaggactacatactcagctaattttttgttttcttttttagtagagatgaggtctcgctgtattgcccaggccagacttGAACTttcgagctcaagcaatcctcccgcctcagcctcccaaagtgctgggattacaggcgtgagccactgcacctggccaggtgaTCTAGAAACAGGACCCTCACTTAGCTTGGACCCAAAGCCCTTCTGCCATGCTTCACCCCAGGATGCCCGCTTTGCCAGGTCCTGGGGTTCGAGGAAGGCTTGGGGCCATGTTGGGCTTCCGGTTGGGTTCAAGTTTAGGCTGTCTCCCTGTTAGTTGTATGACCTTAAACTATTTCACTTCTTAGCATTCTCactttccctatctgtaaaatgggcataagcTGATGTCGGCCTTAGCAAGACAGCGCCTGACCCCAGGAAGAGGCTGAGCAAAGTGAGCTGTTTAGACTGCAAGCCCCTTGGGGGGTGGTTCAAACTGGGTCTGGTTAACAGTAAATGCTGGGAATTTGTGAAATAAACAAAGCCATGTCATTATCGGGTGGAAGGCTGCCTGTACGTCATGAGCCACTGGAGGGGTAATAAATTGAGGGAGAGGAGTAAAGGCCCAGAAAGCCTCCTAACAGTGACCTTTTTtgacctccaaaaaaaaaaaaacaatgtaggATCTTCATGTGAATGGTCCCGTCTCCCGTGAAGAAGTGAAGAGGCTTCTCAGACCCACCAGCTCAGCTGTTAAGAACTTACTTGgcttaatagtaataataataaaaaagaaagtgctgCATAATACTCCACTTCTAGTCCTCAGGGCAAAATGACTGAGCTTAGCCCGGGGCAAGGGCCCAGGCTGTGTAAACTTTGTAAATAGCTCAACTACTTTCTCAATTCAACTTCCCTTTCTTGGCTTCAGCAAGACACCCTCACAATGATGTCTTTCTGCAAAAGTCCAGGAGGGTGATAAGGCCGGTG containing:
- the FGF4 gene encoding fibroblast growth factor 4, whose translation is MSGPGTAAAALLPAVLLALLAPWAGRGGAAAPTAPNGTLEAELERRWESLVARSLARLPVAAQPKEAAVQSGAGDYLLGIKRLRRLYCNVGIGFHLQALPDGRIGGTHADTRDSLLELSPVERGVVSIFGVASRFFVAMSSKGKLYGSPFFTHECKFKEILLPNNYNAYESYKYPGMFIALSKNGKTKKGNRVSPTMKVTHFLPRL